DNA from Thermodesulfovibrionales bacterium:
AGCCGGATCAATCGCTGTTGACAAGCCGTTTCAGCGATGGTAGATTGCAATGAGAAAAGGCAAGAGTCGCTATCTGCGGTTCGCCGGGTCCGCCTCTTCTTCCACCATGATTTCCCCTTTACGGATCGGACGCCGGCGATAGCGTCTGCAGACTCGGAAGTAATGGGGAAGAAGACGAATCGCCCCGATCGTAACGGCAAAGAAGATGAAGAGAAGCGACACCTTAAAAAAGATAGCGGTCGTCGCGGTTATCGCCGGACTCGTAGTGGCCTTCGAGGTCCTCGGCCTCGGGCGGTATCTCTCCCTCTCGTACGTGAAGGAGTCTCAGGAGAGGTTCGCCGCCCTTTACGCGGAACACCGGCTCATTGTGATCGCCGCTTACGCGGGAATCTATATCCTCGTGACGTCGTTGTCCCTGCCCGGAGCCGCGATCATGACCCTCGCGGGCGGCGCGCTCTTCGGTTTGTGGATAGGGACGCTCATCGTCTCCTTCGCGAGCACGGCGGGCGCCACCCTCGCATGCGCGGTCTCGAGGTTCATCCTGCGCGACTGGGTCCGGCGCAGGTTCGGCGACAGACTGAAGACGGTGAATGAGGGAATCGAGAGAGAGGGTCCGTTCTATCTCTTCACGCTCCGTCTCATCCCTGTCTTTCCCTTCTGGCTCATTAACCTCGTCATGGGGCTCACCGGGATTCCGCTTCGAACTTTCGCCTGGGTCTCGCAGGTCGGGATGCTGGCCGGGACGATCGTCTATGTCAATGCAGGGACGGAGCTCGCGAAGGTTCACGGACTTTCGGGGATACTCTCTCCGGGGCTGATCCTGTCCTTCGCGCTTCTCGGCCTTTTCCCGATCGCGGCAAAGAAGGTCCTGTCTTTTTACAAAGCGAAGAGGACGGGCAGCGGCAGGAAATAACTTCTCGCATCAAGGAGGACAGCGTGGCTAAGTTCGATTTCGACATAGGCATTCTCGGAGGCGGCTCAGGTGGGCTCACCGTCGCTGCAGGAGCGGCACAGCTCGGTGCAAAAACGCTCCTCATCGATAAGGACGGCAGACTCGGCGGAGACTGTCTCCACTACGGATGCGTTCCGAGCAAGACGCTCATCATGACCTCCCGGGTCCGCCGCATGATGAAGAGGGCGGAGCATTTCGGTCTTCCGGAGGCGGAGCTTCCGCCTGTGGACTTCAGGGTTGTGGCTGAGAGGATCCGGCATGTCATCGGCATCATCCAGAGGCATGATTCCGAGGAGCGGTTCTGCGGGCTCGGGGTCAAAGTGGAATTCGGGGAACCGGCCTTTCTCGATGAGCATTCCCTTCGCGTGAGCGGAAAGGGCTATTCCGCGAAGAGCTGGGTCATCGCGACCGGTTCTTCCCCCTCTATCCCGCAGATCAAGGGACTCGACAGAACCCCCTTCATCACGAACAAACAGATCTTCTCTCTCGAGAGGCTCCCCAAATCGATGATCATCTTCGGAGGAGGCCCGATCGGCATCGAGATGGCACAGGCATTTACCCGCCTCGGAACAGCGGTGACGGTGGTTCAGCGTCCGGACCGGATCCTTCCCCGGGAGGATAAGGATATGTCGGACCTCGTGATGGATGTCTTACGCGGTGAAGGCGTCACCTTTTATCTCAATGCCTCGATCGAAGGCACAGGGGATTCGGGCACTGAACGGCAGGTCGTCATCAAAACCGCCGAAGGGGCTGCGGTCACCCTCAGGGCAGAAACGATCCTCGTTGCAGCGGGGCGTGACCCAAACGTCTCGGGGCTCGGACTCGAACATATCGGTGTCGATTTGGATAGAAAAGGCATCAAGGTGGACGACCGCATGAGGACGAACCACCGGCATATCTACGCGGTCGGCGACGTGAACGGCAGGTACCTCTTCACCCATGTCGCCGGGTACGAAGGGTCGATCGCGGTGAGCAATGCCGTCTTCCATCTGCCGAGGAAGGCGGATTTCACGAACCTTCCCTGGTGCACCTATACCGATCCGGAACTGGCGAACATCGGCATGAACGAGGCGATGGCGAAGGCAGCCGGGATAGACTACTCCGTCTGGACCGAGGAGTTCAGGGGGAACGACCGCAGCCTTGCGGAGGGCGAGGATGTCGGCAAGATCAAGATGCTCCTCGACGAAAGGGA
Protein-coding regions in this window:
- a CDS encoding TVP38/TMEM64 family protein is translated as MKRSDTLKKIAVVAVIAGLVVAFEVLGLGRYLSLSYVKESQERFAALYAEHRLIVIAAYAGIYILVTSLSLPGAAIMTLAGGALFGLWIGTLIVSFASTAGATLACAVSRFILRDWVRRRFGDRLKTVNEGIEREGPFYLFTLRLIPVFPFWLINLVMGLTGIPLRTFAWVSQVGMLAGTIVYVNAGTELAKVHGLSGILSPGLILSFALLGLFPIAAKKVLSFYKAKRTGSGRK
- a CDS encoding FAD-dependent oxidoreductase, with product MAKFDFDIGILGGGSGGLTVAAGAAQLGAKTLLIDKDGRLGGDCLHYGCVPSKTLIMTSRVRRMMKRAEHFGLPEAELPPVDFRVVAERIRHVIGIIQRHDSEERFCGLGVKVEFGEPAFLDEHSLRVSGKGYSAKSWVIATGSSPSIPQIKGLDRTPFITNKQIFSLERLPKSMIIFGGGPIGIEMAQAFTRLGTAVTVVQRPDRILPREDKDMSDLVMDVLRGEGVTFYLNASIEGTGDSGTERQVVIKTAEGAAVTLRAETILVAAGRDPNVSGLGLEHIGVDLDRKGIKVDDRMRTNHRHIYAVGDVNGRYLFTHVAGYEGSIAVSNAVFHLPRKADFTNLPWCTYTDPELANIGMNEAMAKAAGIDYSVWTEEFRGNDRSLAEGEDVGKIKMLLDERERPIGVQIFGPHAGELVSEWVAVMNGKVRFSTLVSAMHPYPTLGEINKKVAGNFLATKLFSDKVKKGLKFFFHLRGRAC